From the Oncorhynchus nerka isolate Pitt River linkage group LG20, Oner_Uvic_2.0, whole genome shotgun sequence genome, one window contains:
- the riok1 gene encoding serine/threonine-protein kinase RIO1 has protein sequence MSMAQIVPGQFDDADESNSVAITQPAEEMLAIEGQVSGVSLETPYHDLREYDDDEEEEEEEEEEEDDDWDWNETGDLTKRYMANRTGMNHQANKQNLSNKSQKLSTPTDKALRKFEHKINLDKLNYADSVINKVTVMQKQQNADTFRVKDKSDRATVEQVLDPRTRMILFKMLSRGVISEINGCISTGKEANVYHATTANGESRAIKIYKTSILLFKDRDKYVSGEFRFRHGYCKGNPRKMVRTWAEKEMRNLIRLQTAGIPSPEPIMLRSHVLLMSFIGKDDMPAPLLKNASLSESKARELYLQVIHNMRVMYQEARLVHSDLSEFNMLYNDGDAYIIDVSQSVEHDHPHALEFLRKDCTNVNDFFLKRGVAAMTLRELFEFVTDPSITSSNINLYLEKAMDIASKRTAEERSNQDSVNEEVFRNAYIPRTLTEVSHYERDVDAMTNMKDDESSHNMQNDNILYQTVTGLKKDLSGVQTVPALLQDCDVEESSSSEDEDEDGGKQESVGEESQIDKKEMKKLAKEAQREKRKNKTPKHVKKRKERVSKMKKGK, from the exons ATGTCCATGGCCCAGATTGTACCAGGACAGTTTGATGATGCGGACGAATCAAACAG TGTTGCCATCACCCAACCAGCTGAGGAGATGCTTGCAATAGAGGGCCAGGTCAGTGGAGTTAGCCTGGAAACACCATATCATGATTTGCGTGAAtacgatgatgatgaggaggaggaggaagaagaggaagaagaggaggatgatgattgGGACTGGAATGAGACTGGGGACTTGACAAAACGCTACATGGCTAATAGAACAGGAATGAATCACCAG GCAAATAAACAAAATCTTAGTAACAAATCACAGAAACTGTCAACCCCCACTGACAAGGCTCTGAGGAAGTTTGAACACAAAATTAATTTAG ATAAGCTCAACTATGCTGACTCTGTGATCAACAAAGTGACCGTGATGCAGAAACAACAAAATGCTGACAC GTTTCGAGTGAAAGACAAATCTGATCGGGCTACAGTTGAACAG GTGTTGGACCCGCGGACGCGAATGATTCTGTTTAAGATGCTCAGCAGGGGTGTCATTTCAGAGATCAATGGATGTATCAGCACAGGCAAAGAG GCAAATGTTTACCACGCAACCACTGCCAATGGTGAGAGCAGAGCCATCAAGATCTACAAGACCTCTATCTTACTGTTCAAGGACCGTGACAAATATGTTAGTGGAGAATTCAG GTTCCGCCATGGCTACTGTAAAGGAAACCCCAGGAAGATGGTGCGAACCTGGGCCGAGAAGGAGATGAGAAACCTCATCAG GTTGCAGACGGCAGGCATCCCGAGTCCGGAGCCAATCATGCTGCGTAGCCACGTGCTCCTCATGAGTTTCATCGGCAAGGATGACAT GCCTGCTCCTCTGTTGAAGAACGCTTCCCTGTCCGAGTCCAAAGCACGTGAGCTGTATCTCCAGGTGATACACAACATGAGGGTTATGTACCAGGAGGCCCGACTGGTCCATTCAGACCTCAGTGAATTCAACATGCT GTACAATGACGGTGACGCCTACATCATCGACGTGTCCCAGTCTGTGGAGCACGACCACCCCCACGCTCTCGAGTTCCTGCGCAAAGACTGTACCAATGTCAATG ACTTTTTCCTGAAGAGAGGGGTAGCGGCGATGACTTTGCGTGAGCTCTTTGAGTTCGTCACCGATCCCTCTATCACCAGCAGCAACATCAACCTCTACTTGGAAAAG GCGATGGACATTGCTTCCAAGAGGACGGCAGAGGAGAGGTCCAATCAGGATAGTGTGAATGAGGAG GTGTTTAGGAACGCGTACATCCCACGCACACTGACAGAAGTGAGCCACTACGAACGTGACGTGGATGCCATGACAAACATGAAAGACGACGAGTCCTCGCACAACATGCAGAATGACAAC ATCCTCTACCAGACAGTGACGGGCCTGAAGAAGGATCTGTCTGGAGTTCAGACA GTACCTGCCCTGCTCCAGGACTGTGATGTAGAGGAGAGCTCAAGTTCAGAGGATGAAGATGAGGATGGTGGCAAACAGGAGTCTGTGGGAGAGGAGTCTCAGATTGACAAGAAG GAGATGAAGAAACTGGCCAAGGAGGCCCAGAGGGAAAAGAGAAAAAACAAAACACCGAAACACGtgaagaagagaaaggagagggttTCAAAGATGAAGAAAGGCAAATGA
- the LOC115103368 gene encoding dnaJ homolog subfamily C member 1-like isoform X3 has translation MTSASWSLSFIAAVSILIACPRPSHSWDSDIELYDLVEEIQQNFYEFLSVEQDASSTDIRKAYRRLSLTLHPDKNKDANAETQFRQLVGIYEVLKDEERRQRYNDVLVNGLPDWRQPVFYYRRVRKMSNGELGFLLFLILTVCHYVVIWSVYLEKQLDELLSKKKKEKKKKTSSKSAEESRFIGQEKIERSHDKPHWQDILPLKLSTWLYLSVKSLPHVIQDAKQYYKDYKEMKIREKEEVEAMALAEQDATTIKEKRSKVKKPKFEFPVYEPSLTGADSENSLAYDQGTSIEEIESQLDDWLEDKKSQKKKAPEWSEEDITLLTRSMAKFPGGTPGRWEKIAHELGRSVTDVTAKVKQVKDGQTNTSGLVKLSELKAQGSSAFPGKGSIAGAGAVPDSLMTQREDPQPPAAAMTEGTEYSGGGDEEEGIQSGGVRRRAAAEKDSGDEQSPPPSSVPQPSKEKATAETDDVWTQNQQKLLELALQQYPRGTTERWDWIAKVVPGKRKEECMIRYKLLAELVLKRKQAKS, from the exons ATGACCTCAGCTTCATGGAGCCTCTCGTTTATTGCCGCCGTCAGTATTCTTATTGCCTGCCCAAGACCCTCTCATTCCTGGGATTCAGACATTGAGCTCTACGATCTAGTGGAGGAAATTCAACAAAACTTTTACGAATTCCTGTCTGTTGAGCAG GATGCCTCGTCGACGGACATCAGAAAGGCCTATCGCAGGCTGTCGCTCACGCTGCATCCTGACAAGAACAAAGATGCAAATGCTGAAACCCAATTCAGACAG tTGGTGGGCATCTATGAAGTATTGAAagatgaagagaggagacagag GTACAATGATGTCCTGGTCAACGGGCTACCGGACTGGAGGCAGCCAGTGTTTTATTACAGGCGGGTGAGGAAGATGAGCAATGGGGAGCTGGGCTTCCTGCtcttcctcatcctgaccgtgtGCCACTATGTAGTCATCTGGTCCGTCTACCTGGAGAAGCAGCTG GATGAACTTCTGAGCAAGAAGAaaaaggagaagaagaaaaagacgAGTAGCAAGAGTGCTGAAGAATCGCGTTTTATCGGACAGGAAAAAATAGAGAG GTCACATGACAAACCTCATTGGCAGGATATCCTGCCACTCAAGCTGAGCACTTGGCTTTATCTCTCTGTCAAGTCCCTCCCCCATGTCATACAG GACGCCAAACAGTATTACAAAGATTATAAGGAGATGAAGATCCGAGAGAAAGAGGAAGTGGAAGCCATGGCACTGGCAGAACAGGATGCTACTACAATAA AAGAGAAACGATCCAAAGTGAAGAAGCCGAAGTTTGAGTTCCCCGTTTATGAGCCTTCCCTTACGGGCGCAGACAGCGAAAACTCACTGGCGTATGACCAGGGAACGTCTATCGAGGAGATCGAAAGCCAGCTGGATGACTGGCTCGAGGATAAGAAGTCTCAGAAGAAGAAG GCTCCGGAGTGGTCAGAAGAGGACATCACTCTTCTGACAAGGAGTATGGCCAAGTTCCCTGGGGGAACACCTGGACGCTGGGAGAAAATCGCCCACGAACTAGGAAGATCAGTGACCGAT GTTACTGCAAAAGTCAAACAAGTCAAAGATGGTCAAACCAACACATCAG GGCTGGTGAAACTCTCTGAGCTCAAGGCCCAGGGCAGCAGCGCTTTCCCAGGAAAGGGCTCCATAGCTGGGGCCGGAGCCGTACCTGACAGCTTAATGACCCAGCGTGAAGACCCCCAGCCCCCGGCAGCAGCCATGACAGAGGGGACAGAATACAGCGGCGGAGGGGACGAAGAAGAGGGCATCCAATCCGGTGGTGTCAGGAGGAGAG CTGCAGCCGAGAAGGACAGCGGAGACGAGCAGAGTCCGCCCCCCTCTTCAGTCCCACAACCGTCCAAGGAGAAGGCCACTGCGGAGACTGACGACGTCTGGACCCAGAACCAGCAGAAGCTTCTGGAGCTGGCCCTACAGCAGTACCCGCGAGGCACCACGGAACGCTGGGACTGGATCGCCAAGGTGGTTCCGGGGAAGAGAAAG GAGGAGTGTATGATTCGTTACAAACTTTTGGCTGAGCTGGTGCTGAAAAGGAAGCAGGCCAAGAGTTGA
- the LOC115103368 gene encoding dnaJ homolog subfamily C member 1-like isoform X1 — MTSASWSLSFIAAVSILIACPRPSHSWDSDIELYDLVEEIQQNFYEFLSVEQDASSTDIRKAYRRLSLTLHPDKNKDANAETQFRQLVGIYEVLKDEERRQRYNDVLVNGLPDWRQPVFYYRRVRKMSNGELGFLLFLILTVCHYVVIWSVYLEKQLDELLSKKKKEKKKKTSSKSAEESRFIGQEKIERSHDKPHWQDILPLKLSTWLYLSVKSLPHVIQDAKQYYKDYKEMKIREKEEVEAMALAEQDATTIKEKRSKVKKPKFEFPVYEPSLTGADSENSLAYDQGTSIEEIESQLDDWLEDKKSQKKKAPEWSEEDITLLTRSMAKFPGGTPGRWEKIAHELGRSVTDVTAKVKQVKDGQTNTSGLVKLSELKAQGSSAFPGKGSIAGAGAVPDSLMTQREDPQPPAAAMTEGTEYSGGGDEEEGIQSGGVRRRGKKTGGGRAGVEAKGHRQRDFDYTAAAEKDSGDEQSPPPSSVPQPSKEKATAETDDVWTQNQQKLLELALQQYPRGTTERWDWIAKVVPGKRKEECMIRYKLLAELVLKRKQAKS; from the exons ATGACCTCAGCTTCATGGAGCCTCTCGTTTATTGCCGCCGTCAGTATTCTTATTGCCTGCCCAAGACCCTCTCATTCCTGGGATTCAGACATTGAGCTCTACGATCTAGTGGAGGAAATTCAACAAAACTTTTACGAATTCCTGTCTGTTGAGCAG GATGCCTCGTCGACGGACATCAGAAAGGCCTATCGCAGGCTGTCGCTCACGCTGCATCCTGACAAGAACAAAGATGCAAATGCTGAAACCCAATTCAGACAG tTGGTGGGCATCTATGAAGTATTGAAagatgaagagaggagacagag GTACAATGATGTCCTGGTCAACGGGCTACCGGACTGGAGGCAGCCAGTGTTTTATTACAGGCGGGTGAGGAAGATGAGCAATGGGGAGCTGGGCTTCCTGCtcttcctcatcctgaccgtgtGCCACTATGTAGTCATCTGGTCCGTCTACCTGGAGAAGCAGCTG GATGAACTTCTGAGCAAGAAGAaaaaggagaagaagaaaaagacgAGTAGCAAGAGTGCTGAAGAATCGCGTTTTATCGGACAGGAAAAAATAGAGAG GTCACATGACAAACCTCATTGGCAGGATATCCTGCCACTCAAGCTGAGCACTTGGCTTTATCTCTCTGTCAAGTCCCTCCCCCATGTCATACAG GACGCCAAACAGTATTACAAAGATTATAAGGAGATGAAGATCCGAGAGAAAGAGGAAGTGGAAGCCATGGCACTGGCAGAACAGGATGCTACTACAATAA AAGAGAAACGATCCAAAGTGAAGAAGCCGAAGTTTGAGTTCCCCGTTTATGAGCCTTCCCTTACGGGCGCAGACAGCGAAAACTCACTGGCGTATGACCAGGGAACGTCTATCGAGGAGATCGAAAGCCAGCTGGATGACTGGCTCGAGGATAAGAAGTCTCAGAAGAAGAAG GCTCCGGAGTGGTCAGAAGAGGACATCACTCTTCTGACAAGGAGTATGGCCAAGTTCCCTGGGGGAACACCTGGACGCTGGGAGAAAATCGCCCACGAACTAGGAAGATCAGTGACCGAT GTTACTGCAAAAGTCAAACAAGTCAAAGATGGTCAAACCAACACATCAG GGCTGGTGAAACTCTCTGAGCTCAAGGCCCAGGGCAGCAGCGCTTTCCCAGGAAAGGGCTCCATAGCTGGGGCCGGAGCCGTACCTGACAGCTTAATGACCCAGCGTGAAGACCCCCAGCCCCCGGCAGCAGCCATGACAGAGGGGACAGAATACAGCGGCGGAGGGGACGAAGAAGAGGGCATCCAATCCGGTGGTGTCAGGAGGAGAGGTAAAAAGACGGGGGGTGGAAGGGCGGGGGTTGAGGCTAAGGGACACAGACAGAGGGACTTTGACTACACAGCTGCAGCCGAGAAGGACAGCGGAGACGAGCAGAGTCCGCCCCCCTCTTCAGTCCCACAACCGTCCAAGGAGAAGGCCACTGCGGAGACTGACGACGTCTGGACCCAGAACCAGCAGAAGCTTCTGGAGCTGGCCCTACAGCAGTACCCGCGAGGCACCACGGAACGCTGGGACTGGATCGCCAAGGTGGTTCCGGGGAAGAGAAAG GAGGAGTGTATGATTCGTTACAAACTTTTGGCTGAGCTGGTGCTGAAAAGGAAGCAGGCCAAGAGTTGA
- the LOC115103368 gene encoding dnaJ homolog subfamily C member 1-like isoform X2, with protein MESSKLVLNTVLSSNGVIRVPCLCRTPLTLEDASSTDIRKAYRRLSLTLHPDKNKDANAETQFRQLVGIYEVLKDEERRQRYNDVLVNGLPDWRQPVFYYRRVRKMSNGELGFLLFLILTVCHYVVIWSVYLEKQLDELLSKKKKEKKKKTSSKSAEESRFIGQEKIERSHDKPHWQDILPLKLSTWLYLSVKSLPHVIQDAKQYYKDYKEMKIREKEEVEAMALAEQDATTIKEKRSKVKKPKFEFPVYEPSLTGADSENSLAYDQGTSIEEIESQLDDWLEDKKSQKKKAPEWSEEDITLLTRSMAKFPGGTPGRWEKIAHELGRSVTDVTAKVKQVKDGQTNTSGLVKLSELKAQGSSAFPGKGSIAGAGAVPDSLMTQREDPQPPAAAMTEGTEYSGGGDEEEGIQSGGVRRRGKKTGGGRAGVEAKGHRQRDFDYTAAAEKDSGDEQSPPPSSVPQPSKEKATAETDDVWTQNQQKLLELALQQYPRGTTERWDWIAKVVPGKRKEECMIRYKLLAELVLKRKQAKS; from the exons ATGGAGTCATCCAAgttagtgttgaatacagtgctgTCCTCCAATGGAGTCATCCGAGTGCCATGTCTTTGTAGGACTCCGTTAACCTTGGAG GATGCCTCGTCGACGGACATCAGAAAGGCCTATCGCAGGCTGTCGCTCACGCTGCATCCTGACAAGAACAAAGATGCAAATGCTGAAACCCAATTCAGACAG tTGGTGGGCATCTATGAAGTATTGAAagatgaagagaggagacagag GTACAATGATGTCCTGGTCAACGGGCTACCGGACTGGAGGCAGCCAGTGTTTTATTACAGGCGGGTGAGGAAGATGAGCAATGGGGAGCTGGGCTTCCTGCtcttcctcatcctgaccgtgtGCCACTATGTAGTCATCTGGTCCGTCTACCTGGAGAAGCAGCTG GATGAACTTCTGAGCAAGAAGAaaaaggagaagaagaaaaagacgAGTAGCAAGAGTGCTGAAGAATCGCGTTTTATCGGACAGGAAAAAATAGAGAG GTCACATGACAAACCTCATTGGCAGGATATCCTGCCACTCAAGCTGAGCACTTGGCTTTATCTCTCTGTCAAGTCCCTCCCCCATGTCATACAG GACGCCAAACAGTATTACAAAGATTATAAGGAGATGAAGATCCGAGAGAAAGAGGAAGTGGAAGCCATGGCACTGGCAGAACAGGATGCTACTACAATAA AAGAGAAACGATCCAAAGTGAAGAAGCCGAAGTTTGAGTTCCCCGTTTATGAGCCTTCCCTTACGGGCGCAGACAGCGAAAACTCACTGGCGTATGACCAGGGAACGTCTATCGAGGAGATCGAAAGCCAGCTGGATGACTGGCTCGAGGATAAGAAGTCTCAGAAGAAGAAG GCTCCGGAGTGGTCAGAAGAGGACATCACTCTTCTGACAAGGAGTATGGCCAAGTTCCCTGGGGGAACACCTGGACGCTGGGAGAAAATCGCCCACGAACTAGGAAGATCAGTGACCGAT GTTACTGCAAAAGTCAAACAAGTCAAAGATGGTCAAACCAACACATCAG GGCTGGTGAAACTCTCTGAGCTCAAGGCCCAGGGCAGCAGCGCTTTCCCAGGAAAGGGCTCCATAGCTGGGGCCGGAGCCGTACCTGACAGCTTAATGACCCAGCGTGAAGACCCCCAGCCCCCGGCAGCAGCCATGACAGAGGGGACAGAATACAGCGGCGGAGGGGACGAAGAAGAGGGCATCCAATCCGGTGGTGTCAGGAGGAGAGGTAAAAAGACGGGGGGTGGAAGGGCGGGGGTTGAGGCTAAGGGACACAGACAGAGGGACTTTGACTACACAGCTGCAGCCGAGAAGGACAGCGGAGACGAGCAGAGTCCGCCCCCCTCTTCAGTCCCACAACCGTCCAAGGAGAAGGCCACTGCGGAGACTGACGACGTCTGGACCCAGAACCAGCAGAAGCTTCTGGAGCTGGCCCTACAGCAGTACCCGCGAGGCACCACGGAACGCTGGGACTGGATCGCCAAGGTGGTTCCGGGGAAGAGAAAG GAGGAGTGTATGATTCGTTACAAACTTTTGGCTGAGCTGGTGCTGAAAAGGAAGCAGGCCAAGAGTTGA